A single window of Solanum dulcamara chromosome 5, daSolDulc1.2, whole genome shotgun sequence DNA harbors:
- the LOC129890369 gene encoding protein GLUTAMINE DUMPER 1-like, protein MRTEIGFSTITSKFEQSKSTVKTTFSPPAMVQRSPWHSPVPYLFGGLAAMLGLIAFALLILACSYWKLSGHLRENDEIDNDSEVDPESGAGEKPATGIVKAMPVFEEKIVVIMAGDLRPSFLATPVLSKSSVLGDGSDLNQFEKKLEKESEELDDEKEKEEVVIEVREMSHGESQNSHGQNQ, encoded by the coding sequence atgaGAACAGAAATTGGCTTCTCTACAATCACATCAAAATTCGAACAATCAAAATCAACAGTAAAAACTACATTTTCGCCGCCGGCGATGGTACAGAGATCGCCATGGCATTCTCCGGTACCGTATCTCTTCGGTGGCCTAGCAGCTATGTTAGGATTAATAGCTTTCGCTCTTCTAATTTTAGCTTGTTCTTACTGGAAACTCTCCGGTCATTTGAGAGAAAACGACGAAATTGATAACGATTCCGAAGTAGATCCTGAGTCCGGTGCCGGTGAAAAACCGGCGACCGGAATTGTAAAGGCGATGCCAGTGTTTGAAGAGAAGATTGTTGTGATAATGGCGGGAGATTTGAGGCCGAGTTTTTTGGCTACCCCTGTGTTGAGTAAAAGCTCTGTTTTGGGGGATGGAAGTGATTTGAATCAATTTGAGAAGAAGTTGGAGAAGGAAAGTGAAGAATTAGATGATGAGAAGGAGAAAGAAGAAGTAGTGATTGAGGTTAGAGAAATGAGCCATGGAGAATCTCAAAATAGCCATGGACAAAACCAGTGA